The DNA window TTGCAAATTATAAAACGCAATTAACATGGTAAATGTGGATCATGACTGTATACAAAAGAAAAGGGTACCTTTCCAGATTTCACCACTTCTTTGACACGGGTCTTGTCATCTAGATACTGTAAGACACAATATAGCAATAAACCATACGTGCATATAAACAAATATAAGATAACTTTCTAAATGAACTAAGTAAAACAGATCTGGCATGGTTATCACGCTAACGGTACCATAAATTCGAAATTGAATTCATGCACTATATACATGGTTTTCTAAAGGATTTATTAAAACGTAGCAACATCTTGGATTCATCATATGTTCACTAAAGGTGATGCCTGGTCACCAACCGATTTGCATACTTCAAATAGCGAAAACATCTGCTAAATTAGCATCAACCATGCAAGTGTTGAAAGTAGTGGGCACCCTAAAGGTAGATGCACAGCAATTTTAGCATACAAGCAACACAGATATAATGACAGCAGTGAAATGTAGTTCCACAATACCAAGAGATCAAATAGCAAGTGTTTATGCTAAGATATTTCTTATTTTACTATTACTAATTACTAAAGATCTGTGCGTCCAATCATTAACACAGGTACAATGAAGTTAGTAAGTATAACATGCCTGCATTTACATCATTTTATCCAAGTGAATACAAGTCCACAAAGTGATTAGGGACAGTGCATAGAAATATGCCTGCATTTACATCATTAACTGAATATTTGGTTTGTTACTTTCCAAGAAATTCCAGTGCAATCAATCAAGGTTCATTAATTTATCATGGAAGGAAACATCCTCATACAAGAGCTAAGACACACAAAAAACACATGAAAGCCATTGATACTTTGGATAAATAGCTACAAGGATATATGCTGAATATCAGAAAATAACCTGTTTGTCAAGTTCCTCAATCACATCATCAAATAGCTCTTTCGGCGTGGAGCCAGACGTGTTTGATGCCACTGCCAAGTAAGCTTGTGAATCCTTTATCTGTGAATTGATATAATGTAAAAAATCAGGACCGGAAAAACTTGTTTATCATTTTATTTATCTATGAAAATCAATATTCCAAGAACCTGTGAGCAGTAATCGCGCCACCGAGTCTTTGCAGTAATTGTGCCATCAGTGACATGTTCTTCCAACATTTTACGAAATGCATCACGGTTTTTTCTCTCTTGTCTTCTTACTTGTTCCTGTATGTGCAGGCTAGCTTAATTTTCATCTATAGGAACAGAATAACAAAACAAGATTCATGATGAGGTAAGAGAATAATACCTTTTGTATCCGCTTCTGTTCCTCCTCTTCTTTCTCCAGATGCCGTATGTACTCCTGCGACACACAAAAACATATAATAGAATTTGAACCACAGAACGGCAAAAATTGACTAAGGGCCAGGAAAATACTAAGTTACTAACTTGGAAAATATTCAAGCGATCAATCTTTTCAAGTCGGGAACAGCGCTCATCATCTTCCAGCCGTTCTTGAACTTTTCTCCACTGAGTAGTTGCCTGCAGGCATGAAAAAACAACTGTTCATTTTTTGAGCTTTGTCTGAACTTACTGGCTATAGGAGAAATCAAAGAAATAACCTTGATGAAGTCGCATGATTCTAAAAAAGCTTTGTATTCTGCTAAATGCCTTCTGTGTTCTTCGAGAGCCTTGGCTTTTTCCTACAGTAGTGTACATATTATATCATGCACGGTATACAATACAACTGTGTCATCAATGGTAATCAATTCCTGATCTATGTGACACTCAAGCAAAATCTCAATAGTCAAAAATTAACAAAGTGCTTAAACACAATCCTAACTCTAAACTTTATCCTAGGTTCAGAGGATGGAGGAGGTTGATCCTTCACCATGCAATACCTCTTGGCTATAATGCTGCAAAAGCACCAATGGATTGGGTCATGGTACAAATAACGTTTACGCTCATAACAAGACCAACCCATCCTATCCAAAATAAAAGGGCACTCAATAAAGTGCTTATGATAACTATGAAAGAAGCAAACAGCTTCACAAAATACAAGAGACAAAAATAACTACAACCATAAAGCAGAAATGCTCATGTTACCTATTTCAAGTAAAGACTAATTATGATTCCAGAAAAAATAGTTTGATAAACTAAACAAATAAAACCACTTAGCAATAGAGATAAGTATGTAGGAATAAAGACATTGATAAATTGAGGCATAAAGACATTGATAAATAGAAGAGAGCGAAATAAATACAGCACACAGAATTCAAAACAGTATCAAAGAAAGCCATAAGAACGATCAAGATCAACAGTAAGAACTACCATAATGAAAGTAGTCACAAGGTATAAAGTTTAATATCTAAGAACCTTCTTATGCAGTTCCACAAGATAGTTCTCAAATAAATCTTCACGCTCCCTTGGGCGCTCAACAGCTTTGAATCTTTCATCATCTTCAAACATAAGAATTGCTTTGCTGCACGGTGAACAAAAAAATAATAAGTGCACCTCCAaccaaaaaaatataaaatcaaGCAGGAACTTCAATTATCTGAAAAAGAAAATACTGGAATTAGAGGTATACCTCCACCTTGTTGATGATGTAAGCTCCTTGCACTCCTGAATTACAAAATGAAACAGTCAATATGGTACAGTAATAAAAAGGAGAAAGCTTCCTAACGTAGAGCAAGCTTACTTCCAGCATTGCAAGGAAATCATCACGTGCTTTCCTCTGTTTGATACGTTTTTCTTCAGCTTCAAACTTTTTTCGCTGGTTCAAGTACTGCAGGAATAAAATCATCAGACCCGAACCTTAGAAACATTTACCATAAAGAGCCAGAGGAGTTGAGGATACTGCTAAGAAAGGTTAGGATCTTATGAGAAACAAAAACTGACCTCATTGAAAGCTTGCTTTCTCTCTCCAAGAGTTTTCAAAGCTCCATATCTTTTGTCGTTTATGATGACTCTCATAGTCTGTAAATGTTAAAACAGTGTTACACGTTTCACTAGTTCAGGTTAAGTAGACTAAAGTTTCATACCTGATCCCATGTCCAATCAGACTCAACATTTACTGACTCGAGCAGGGACTTGAATGCATTTTTTGCCTCCTACATATCAAAAAACATGTGGTACATAAATTAGATGAGCACTTCATGAATAAATATCCAACTCATTATTTGTTTCTTTCAAGTGATCCTCACCGCCTTAGTGGCATAGACTACAGGTTCTTCTTCACTTGTTTTCTCCTCCAGTGGACTGACATTAATCTTCCCTACCACTGGCATGGTCTTTTTGGCCTCCTAGAGAATAGCATGAGGAAGCGGCATTAACACATACAGTTCCAGAGAGGAGGAGGGAGTAGGCAGCTCTAGTCCACTAAGCACTATAGAAAACAATAAAATAAGTGCAAAAATATGATTTCATCCACAGAAAAGGGACTGTCCAGTTCAAATCACTCTAATTTCCTTCAAAGTAAAAAAGTTATATATATTGCTGAGAGCCTGAGAGTACAGAGGATGTTCCGTCCTTCCCTCCCATTCAAGTATCCATGATTTTTTTAATTGAACAAAAAGGAAGATGCAGAGAAGGTCTATGTTGAGCATGATATCTTTCCTTAACAGTAATTTCTGCCCACAAAAGAAAGTTAAAAGGCGACTCCTTAGTTCCTTCTACATACTGAGTTGCAGTACTTTGTACTACAACGATTCTAGTATCCCTAAAACACTCACTTTCGCTAAGTGCTGACTAAGAAGAAACATGCATGAGTACTAGATGCAACTGGATTATATGAGTAAAATCTACTTCACCAGTACAGAAACATCCTTACCTACTAAAGCCAGGTAAGGAAGTAGAATTACCAAACAAAAAGAATGGAGCAAAGGACACAAGTCAATCATCAGTCATAATTAAAGATCATCTGTTGACAAGTTCAGTtttactactccctccgttaCAAAATGTAGGTTGTTATAGTTTTATCTTAAGTCAGTTCATAGAAAAATACACCAACATCTACAACATCAAATCAGTTTCATTAAATTCACTATGAAATATTTCCAATAAACTTTGTAAAGTAGATGTTAATATATTTTCCTATAAACTTGGTCAAAGTTAGAAGTTTTGACTTAGTACAAAACTAAAATGTTACACTTCAGAACAGAAGGAGTAGACAGACAATTAAGTCCAAGTCAAATATACTGAAGTTAATATATAGGAATACAATAGTACAAAATTTACGAGGATTGGTTAGGCAGTGTGTTAGTCCTATCTACAAGAAGAGGGGTGCCGATACATTTGTTTCAGGAAGAGAAAACATCCAGTAATCCATACCTATCTCTTCTTGACATCCCATGTATCTGTATTCTTCTGCTAAAGTCCTAATAAGACCCACCACAATCTATTCTGCAATTCAATTGGTGTATATCTCTTCATTGTTCTCTAAACTTCTTCAATAATTGTTACTATGTCCTTATCCCAAACACATAAAATCCAGATCATGGTTCCAAAAGGGGAAAAATATGCATTAGGTGCAGAGTGTCTAGCTACGCCATTTTTCAAAAAATATACCATAGAAACAATAATAACAAAAGACTATCATCCATTAAGTAAGGAAAGCAAATGAAATGTAAAAAGGCACGTAAAAACAGGCTTGACAAGGATGTTGAAAAGGAGATTCACATACAAATGAGAAATGCAGCAAAAACTATGAAGTTAATGACAACAAAAAGGCAACCAGAGACAAATTGTAACAATGTCGAGTCATTGAGTTAAACAACATTGAGCAAAGGATTTATGTACCTCAATTAGGAAGCACATGACAATCTAATTAAACAACATAGCACATATAAAGCACTATACCTCCAAATCTTCAGCAGACGTACCATCTTCTGTGTCAGCAGCAGTTGTTACAGATGAATTTTCATTATTGTTTCTGCAATGTTCAACAAATACACCATATTAGCAGGCATTTGAATAGTGTCAAGTATAATAATTACAGGATTGAAAAATGGTAAATGTCTGTAAAAACCTGCTGGTTCCTGCATCAGTTGCAACTAATTGAACTTCTGTGCTTGTTGTAACAGGAAAAGCAGCAGTATTTGGACCACCATTTTGCTTGTCAACAGTGGAAGAACTGGAGGTGTTGTCCACATTATGTGATGGGCCAGCACCAGGAGGAACAGAGTTTGCTGATGCATCATGTGCGCTTGGAGCAATTAAACCAACTGCAGTTGAAGACTGATTAGCAGGTACGGTAGAAGGTTCAGAGGCAGCAGTTATTCCTGTTTCTCGATCTGATTGTTGATTTGATGCTTTTTCTGCCAATTCGCGTGCCGcctgaaagaaaaaaaaattgtaGCAATAATGTAATTGACAATTAAACAAATATTGATGTCACAAAAAGTAaagcaagaagaaaaccttcaacTCATCAGGAATACTCCATTTTGATTGCTTTGTCACTTTGTTGAAATAGTATCTTCAATGATAGAACAGTCAGAATATGGAGAGAAAATGGAGGAATAATTGACAAATAGCAGGAGTGGCAATTAATTCCAGTATGGACTTACTTTCGTCCTTCTGGTGTAGTAAATTCTTTCCACTCGGTTGAGGCATCAGCCCTCTGTTAAATCACCAAAACATATAAGTGCATTTTAACACAGAAAGAATGCATTTTGTTATTATTTATATTAGAACTTAAGCTGCCCtcaagagaaaaagaaagaaggatgTTTTCTTGGTCCCTAAGTGCTACTTGTCAAAGAGGCGATATAAAGAAATAGAAAGCATAACTAACGCAAAATAACAAGAAATGTGCACGAAATACTGTACTTGCTGGGTGATCATGCTCCACACAGGAATGCACAGCCAAGTACGAATTGTTCTATTACGCTTACCGACTGTCTGGACTCCTTAACTTTAATAGTGATTAGCGAAAAATGATATAAAGCAGGCACAAGACACAGAATTTGCATTGGATTTGCTAAACAGATGATAATCACATGGTTAAGCTACATTGGCTATAAGTACACCGCAAAACTCACCTCCAAAGGTGTCATCAATTCAACTGGTTTCTCCCAACTTGATTGTCTTGTCTTCTTATTATAGTAGTACCTAGAAAAGGAAATAAAAAGAGAAGGCAGGCCAAATAAGGGGAAAACCAAAGCATGATATACTTAAATGACAAGAACATCATGAAGttaataacataaaagaatttAAAAAACACTTACTTTTTCCCTTCAGCCGCAGTGTGTTCTTGCCAATCTGAAGAGCTAGGTTCAGACGAGTTGACCTTGTTATTTGCAAACTCAGTTATTCCAAGGTAAATGATATAAAATTTGGCACATTAGACAAAACAATTGATGCAGCAGAGGCCATAAAAGTTGACAAAAGTCAAGTGACTAAGCAGAGGTTTGACGATACTTACTGAAGGCAAACTTGTTGTAGCTGGCACCAGCTGGTGTCCAGGCTGCACTAAAGGAGTCACATGAGGCACACTCTGTCCCGGAGCTGTGCCCCAGGGTTGCACTGCAGGAGGAATCGAAGTTGGTTGATACTGAAATGTAGAACTTAAAAGTTAGCAACTTAACAATAACCAAGCCACGTAACACTAACTCATACATCAAAGGAATAGTTAACTTGCAAAGAGGGACAAATTTCTCACTGTATAAGACGGGGGCTGCATAGGGGCACCCATGGTGGGCAAATGGCCCCCAGGATATGCAGCTTGTTGCTGCGGCTGCATGGGTGCTGATGACATTGGTCTACCTGGCTGATATGCCATAGGAACCCCTTGTGATGCAGGTGGAACCTGACTTGAGTGAGACAAATGCTGCCCAGGTTGTGGAAAATGTGGCATCTGCCCTGGCATGCCAATGTTAGTTCCTGGCATAGGCTGACCAACAGGCCGAAACTGCTGCGCCGCTGGTGGCATGAACTGAGGAGGCTGTTGCGAAGGAACCACTGGCCTAAACTGAAAATGGAATGTGAAGTGCAATGTTAGAAACATAGCCTACAAGTCTGTAGGTGACATATGTGTTAAGAAGCAAAAATACTTAAGTTTCAGTTTACCTGCATAGGCATTGGTGGTCCAAGATTTTGTGGCTGAGAGCTAGAACCCATCATGGGAGGCCTGGGAGGCTGTTCATAAAACAATAAAGAAGATTACCACTCTGTACACTGCAGACAACAAAATTATATTTACACCAAAAGACAGCAGTTACCTGAGGTGGCCCAGAAGGCTGCATATTACTGGCCATTAATCCACATCAAAATACTGAAAAAAAGTAGGTAAACTGGCCCCAGAGATCACGGCTGCAAACTGTCCAAAAGAATGGAAAAAACAGACTGCTTAGAACATAGAAGTGGAAAGCAAATAAGCTATTGCATAAGAACTGCAGCAGCTACTTAAAACAGTCCTTGCCACGTGCTCGCCATCTACCAATACAACAAGTCCAGGAAACTCTAGGTTTTTGGCGCTTTGCCTTCCCTTCCGTGATTCAACCTTGAGCACGTGAGCACACCACCTTTCCTTCTTCATTGAAGGAATTCGACCCCTTCTTTTGTCGGCGAGTGAATTACAAGCACTGGATTAGGCACACTTTGACCAAATTACCACTAGTACTCTCCCTCCATCACAAATTGTAGCTCGTTTTAGCTTTGTCATAAGTAAGACTTGTCTAACTTTTACCaagtttatataaaaatatatttgcatcCACAACTGAACTCCTGCTGAACTAAAACATCGAACTTCTCCGCACTCAAAAGTGTTCCCTCTTACTGGCAACGAGACTTAAGGGTCAGATTGTGGTCGAGACGAGTGCGGATTAGCTACAGGGGGCAGGAAATTCGACGCCTGGATCCCTCGCCTCTCCATCCACAAAAAGAAAACAAGCAAAAAGCTGCTCCGCATCTTGCGCCCCCAATCTCCCAGCGGAACCAGGAGCcagaaaccctagccgccgcaaCGGGCAAGCGCGCGGGCGAGCGAATCAAAACCCTAGAACTGGGCAGCGGCGCGCCGCTCGGCACTGCGAGGAGAGGGGATGGTACAAGGCGGGGGGCACTGACCAGCGTGCAGCGGAACAAGGCGGGGCGTCGGGGGTGGGAGAACCGTCGGCGAGGGTCGGGAGCTCCCGGTCCCGGTGGGGTTTAGGGCAGTAGCGGGGAGGCGGTGATGCCCCCAGGAGGAACCGGATCCTCTGATGTTCGCCCAAGCTTCGTCACGGTGCCGTCGTGACTCGGTTCCATCCACCACCGTCCGTGGGGAGAAATGTTCCCTCGTACCTGCATCGTCGCGGCCCAAGCTCGGCCCAACGACCCGCACGCGTTGAAGCCTGCAAAAACGAAGCAACAAGAGAAAATGACTA is part of the Panicum hallii strain FIL2 chromosome 2, PHallii_v3.1, whole genome shotgun sequence genome and encodes:
- the LOC112880037 gene encoding pre-mRNA-processing protein 40A → MASNMQPSGPPQPPRPPMMGSSSQPQNLGPPMPMQFRPVVPSQQPPQFMPPAAQQFRPVGQPMPGTNIGMPGQMPHFPQPGQHLSHSSQVPPASQGVPMAYQPGRPMSSAPMQPQQQAAYPGGHLPTMGAPMQPPSYTYQPTSIPPAVQPWGTAPGQSVPHVTPLVQPGHQLVPATTSLPSVNSSEPSSSDWQEHTAAEGKKYYYNKKTRQSSWEKPVELMTPLERADASTEWKEFTTPEGRKYYFNKVTKQSKWSIPDELKAARELAEKASNQQSDRETGITAASEPSTVPANQSSTAVGLIAPSAHDASANSVPPGAGPSHNVDNTSSSSTVDKQNGGPNTAAFPVTTSTEVQLVATDAGTSRNNNENSSVTTAADTEDGTSAEDLEEAKKTMPVVGKINVSPLEEKTSEEEPVVYATKAEAKNAFKSLLESVNVESDWTWDQTMRVIINDKRYGALKTLGERKQAFNEYLNQRKKFEAEEKRIKQRKARDDFLAMLEECKELTSSTRWSKAILMFEDDERFKAVERPREREDLFENYLVELHKKEKAKALEEHRRHLAEYKAFLESCDFIKATTQWRKVQERLEDDERCSRLEKIDRLNIFQEYIRHLEKEEEEQKRIQKEQVRRQERKNRDAFRKMLEEHVTDGTITAKTRWRDYCSQIKDSQAYLAVASNTSGSTPKELFDDVIEELDKQYLDDKTRVKEVVKSGKIPMTTSWTLEEFQTAILDDDALKGISMINIKLIYDDQIERLKEKEQKDAKKRQRLGENFSDLLYSITEISASSTWDDSKQLFEDSQEFRALDSETYARELFEECVVHLKERLKEKERLREEEKAKREKEREEREKKKEKERKEKERKEKDREKEREKEKGKDRSRRDEMDIDGADVENHGSKDKKRDKEKKHKRRHHDTDDVSSERDDKDDAKKSRRHSSDRKKSRKHTHASDSDSENRHKRHKKDRDSSRRNGAHELEDGELGEDGEVH